The Saccharomyces eubayanus strain FM1318 chromosome IV, whole genome shotgun sequence genome contains the following window.
GAGAGTAAGGGAAAAAAGAGATTCAATGAAAAGCTCACCTATTGTACAATTCAGTAAGACCTCCTTTAACGCTCTTACCAGACCTTGGAAGAAATACAGAGATGGTGAATTGTTTTATGGACTATCCAAAGTCGGAAATAAAAGAGTACCGCTGACCACCAAACAAGGTAATAAGACAATGTATAAGGGGACCAGGTCGTCAGGGATTGGTAGACATACAAAATTCGGTGGTTATATGATAAACTGGAAGAAAGTCAGAACCTACGTAACCCCAGATATAGTCAATTTTGAGTTGAAGCCCTATGTTAATGCTAATGTTCCACCTTTGAAGCACGACTTCAAAGGGTTCAGTCGTGGTCCCTTGGATCCTGAATTACAACTGTTAAAGCTAAAGGAGTTTATtacaaatggaaaagtaCAAAGTCAAGGAGCCACAGACACTTCATGCTATAAGGAGCGTGGTTAATTTGTTTATAGTTGTCTGTAATTGTGAGCGTGTAAATACaagttttgattttttaaGTAGATTTAAGAATGCAAGAGATTTTTAAATACAGTGGTATTTTAGACGTTGCGCCAAGTGgcaccttttttttcaaattataCAGATATATAAtcatatacatataaatctaaaagagaaaagaaaggtaGTACATATATAGATGCATGCGGCGGAAGGTATTcgtgttctttttttttctttttatttgtttaattACATAGCACCTGGAACACCCAAGACTTGGTTCAGAGCACTTTGGCCACCACTTTGTTGGTATTCAATGGTGATGATTTCTAACATGGAAAACCCTCCAGCAATCCCGACGACTATACCTGCGGCTTTACCTTTTAATCCCAAAGATTCACCGAGAATAGTGATCAACCCTAAGACGGATGCACCCGTGACAGCTGCGATAGGGATAACTTTGTTCAATTCTTTAGCAACGTTTTGTTCTCTGCGTCCCATCAAGGTGATACCTTGATCTTTGAACTCTAAAGCCACGTCCCGGGCAGATGAACCAGATATAGCTTGCCATTTATCAGCAAACCAGATCCCGGTGATCAATACGAAAACTGAGTAAGTGATGAAAGTCAAAGGTTGTTGAGTAATACcgttgaaaaaggaagttGGTGGAGTCAAAAGAGATAATGGGAAAGTTGGCACTGCCAAAAGGTTGTTGGCATTCTCGTAGTGACCCATTATTTTGCAAATGATGTGGGATGGCTCATTCTTAGCGACCAACtgaatcaa
Protein-coding sequences here:
- the MRPL27 gene encoding mitochondrial 54S ribosomal protein mL41; the protein is MKSSPIVQFSKTSFNALTRPWKKYRDGELFYGLSKVGNKRVPLTTKQGNKTMYKGTRSSGIGRHTKFGGYMINWKKVRTYVTPDIVNFELKPYVNANVPPLKHDFKGFSRGPLDPELQLLKLKEFITNGKVQSQGATDTSCYKERG